A window of the Egibacter rhizosphaerae genome harbors these coding sequences:
- a CDS encoding M55 family metallopeptidase, translating to MRVHVSIDMEGVAGVATTRQVRRGEADYEPARELMTDEASAVVSGAFEGGADEVVVTDAHGDMSNLLPERLDPRAELVLGSPKVDLAMLEGLDEGANVTLFVGYHGGTDQMGALAHTYSGASFAAVRLDGVTVTEAEINARVAGYLGVPVGLVSGDDTVCDRVAARLPGVRTVCVKRSHASQVVTSLHPDVARGRLREASAEVVAGVDHLAPPDPGGPTAVEVELSSQGGAELCALVPGVERVDARTVRYDASDVLAAFRCLRAWLYLAAAAAR from the coding sequence ATGCGCGTGCACGTCTCCATCGACATGGAAGGCGTGGCCGGCGTGGCCACGACCCGTCAGGTGCGGCGGGGCGAGGCCGACTACGAACCGGCGCGGGAGCTCATGACCGACGAGGCGAGCGCGGTCGTCTCCGGGGCGTTCGAGGGGGGTGCCGACGAGGTCGTCGTGACCGACGCGCACGGCGACATGTCGAACCTCCTCCCGGAGCGGCTCGACCCGCGCGCCGAGCTGGTGCTCGGCTCCCCCAAGGTCGATCTCGCCATGCTCGAAGGTCTCGACGAAGGCGCGAACGTGACGCTGTTCGTCGGATACCACGGCGGCACCGACCAGATGGGGGCGCTCGCGCACACCTACTCGGGGGCCAGCTTCGCCGCGGTCCGTCTCGACGGGGTCACCGTCACCGAGGCCGAGATCAACGCGCGCGTTGCGGGGTACCTGGGCGTCCCGGTCGGACTCGTCAGCGGCGATGACACGGTGTGTGATCGTGTCGCCGCGCGCCTGCCCGGGGTGCGCACCGTGTGCGTGAAGCGCAGCCATGCCAGCCAGGTGGTCACCAGCCTGCATCCCGACGTTGCACGGGGGCGCTTGCGGGAGGCCTCCGCCGAGGTGGTCGCCGGAGTCGACCACCTGGCGCCGCCGGACCCCGGCGGTCCCACGGCGGTGGAGGTGGAGCTGAGCAGCCAGGGCGGGGCCGAGCTCTGCGCGCTCGTGCCCGGCGTCGAGCGGGTCGACGCGCGAACCGTGCGCTATGACGCGAGCGACGTGCTGGCGGCCTTCCGCTGCCTGCGCGCCTGGCTCTACCTCGCCGCTGCCGCCGCGCGCTGA
- a CDS encoding dodecin family protein, with protein sequence MAVLNTIELEGVSEVGWREAAHEALKEASKTLRNIQRLDILGTTAVVRDDAIVEYRTQVRLTFEVESTR encoded by the coding sequence GTGGCCGTGTTGAACACGATCGAGCTGGAGGGCGTCTCCGAGGTGGGTTGGCGCGAGGCCGCGCACGAGGCGCTCAAGGAAGCGTCCAAGACGCTGCGCAACATCCAGCGTCTCGACATCCTCGGCACCACTGCGGTCGTACGGGACGACGCGATCGTCGAGTACCGGACGCAGGTCCGACTCACGTTCGAGGTGGAATCCACCCGCTAA
- a CDS encoding GNAT family N-acetyltransferase, giving the protein MASAPRDPLGRSSAPEARVLSPEMMARARAREPFDTVLRSDEPVHVRPIRPDDRERLREGLTQLSSRSRYLRFHTAVSDLTDAQLRYLTEVDGHDHCAWVVLPLGPSEQGTPGMGVARYVRLANEPETAEAAVTVLDRFQGRGLGTLLLETLACAAVEAGMVAFCNYVLAENTGIRALLTSLGAEEVQVEGAIIRIDLPLHAYGAPRREPGDEPPEAAEPREAAEPAPKRVLRSAAENRLPPLPITSPPFWRASPESPTPAMKWRRPVVPEPDFAGHDPEQSDPEAGADESGRPEAGDERA; this is encoded by the coding sequence ATGGCCTCGGCCCCGCGAGACCCCCTCGGTCGGTCGTCGGCCCCCGAGGCACGCGTCCTGTCGCCGGAGATGATGGCGCGGGCCCGCGCTCGGGAGCCCTTCGACACGGTCCTGCGCAGCGACGAGCCCGTTCACGTTCGGCCGATCCGCCCCGATGACCGGGAGCGGTTGCGGGAAGGGCTCACCCAACTCTCTTCCCGTTCCCGTTACCTGCGGTTCCACACGGCGGTGTCCGACCTCACGGACGCCCAGCTCCGCTACCTCACCGAGGTCGACGGCCACGACCATTGCGCGTGGGTCGTGCTCCCGCTCGGCCCGAGCGAGCAGGGCACCCCGGGGATGGGGGTGGCCCGGTACGTGCGGCTCGCGAACGAGCCTGAGACGGCCGAAGCGGCGGTGACGGTCCTCGATCGTTTCCAGGGTCGCGGACTCGGGACGTTGCTGCTCGAGACGCTCGCCTGCGCGGCGGTCGAAGCCGGCATGGTCGCGTTCTGCAACTACGTCCTGGCGGAGAACACCGGGATCCGGGCGCTGCTGACATCGTTGGGTGCGGAGGAGGTCCAGGTCGAGGGCGCAATCATCCGCATCGACCTGCCACTGCACGCCTACGGCGCGCCTCGCAGGGAACCGGGGGACGAGCCGCCCGAGGCCGCTGAGCCGCGCGAGGCCGCTGAGCCGGCGCCCAAGCGGGTGTTGCGGTCGGCCGCCGAGAACCGCCTTCCACCTTTGCCGATCACCTCACCCCCGTTCTGGCGTGCCAGCCCGGAGTCGCCGACCCCGGCCATGAAGTGGCGACGTCCGGTGGTTCCCGAACCCGACTTCGCCGGGCATGATCCTGAGCAGTCGGATCCCGAAGCCGGCGCCGACGAGTCGGGGCGGCCGGAGGCCGGAGACGAGCGGGCCTGA
- the thiD gene encoding bifunctional hydroxymethylpyrimidine kinase/phosphomethylpyrimidine kinase, which yields MIPRALTIAGSDSGGGAGIQADLKTFHEHVVFGMSAITALTAQDTTGVHEVHAVPPAFVRAQIDAVASDLGVEAAKTGMLGSAAVVDAVADGIAAHEIAPLVVDPVCASKHGDPLLDDDAIEGLRQRILPLAEVVTPNVGEVAVLTGVEVRGVGDLSRAAEAVLALGPRWALVKGGHLPDNPRAIDLLTDGRTSIHLEAERLDTQDTHGTGCTLAAAIAARRARGESLEDAVHGAKAFVTGAIRHGLRLGKGIGPVDHAWARR from the coding sequence ATGATCCCGCGAGCGCTCACGATCGCCGGCTCCGACTCCGGCGGAGGGGCCGGGATCCAGGCGGACCTCAAGACGTTCCACGAGCACGTGGTGTTCGGGATGAGCGCGATCACGGCGCTCACTGCACAGGACACGACGGGGGTGCACGAGGTGCACGCCGTGCCGCCGGCTTTCGTGCGTGCGCAGATCGACGCGGTCGCCTCCGACCTGGGGGTCGAGGCGGCCAAGACCGGGATGCTCGGGAGCGCGGCGGTGGTCGACGCCGTCGCGGACGGCATCGCGGCGCACGAGATCGCACCGCTCGTCGTGGATCCCGTCTGCGCGTCGAAGCACGGGGATCCGCTGCTGGACGACGACGCCATCGAGGGCTTGCGCCAGCGGATCCTGCCGCTCGCCGAGGTCGTCACCCCCAACGTCGGCGAGGTCGCCGTCCTGACCGGGGTCGAGGTTCGCGGCGTCGGCGACCTGTCGCGGGCGGCGGAGGCGGTGCTCGCCCTCGGACCGCGGTGGGCGCTCGTCAAGGGCGGGCACCTGCCCGACAACCCGCGGGCGATCGACCTCCTCACCGACGGCCGCACCTCGATCCACCTCGAGGCCGAGCGGCTCGACACTCAGGACACGCACGGGACCGGCTGCACGCTCGCCGCTGCGATCGCCGCGCGACGGGCCCGGGGGGAGTCGCTCGAGGACGCGGTGCACGGCGCGAAGGCGTTCGTCACGGGTGCCATCCGTCACGGGCTGCGGCTCGGGAAGGGCATCGGACCCGTCGATCACGCGTGGGCCCGCCGGTAG
- the thiL gene encoding thiamine-phosphate kinase, translated as MTGASGASRPAAEDPGAPGDPAASPVGEFELLERLAPRLAPDGPELPVGYGDDAAVIDLGGAAACVTVDAIVEGRHFVWELSTPDDVGWKAVAVNVSDLAAMGADPTAAVVALGRPADLGASSVEALYDGMAAAAAHWGLDLAGGDVVRTDQLVVALTLLGRIDPARAVRRRGARPGDRLVCVGSLGAAAAGLELGIAGHRTPEPLLAAHRRPRGLVTAGRALADAGTHAMIDISDGLGADLGHVAHASGVAIDVWGASLPVPPEVWEAADALGKDPWSLVCAGGEDFALVAAVAPDDAAEVARRAGAAEGVPAAVVGEILESEGEPRVTLHLDGQRRDLRRLGYDHYRDDDPRDQGGPT; from the coding sequence GTGACCGGTGCGTCGGGAGCCTCGCGGCCCGCTGCCGAGGATCCGGGAGCGCCGGGCGATCCCGCCGCGTCGCCGGTCGGGGAGTTCGAGCTGCTGGAACGGCTCGCCCCGCGGCTCGCGCCGGACGGGCCCGAGCTGCCCGTCGGCTACGGCGACGACGCGGCGGTCATCGATCTCGGGGGCGCCGCCGCCTGCGTGACGGTGGATGCCATCGTCGAGGGACGGCACTTCGTCTGGGAGCTCTCCACGCCCGACGACGTGGGGTGGAAGGCCGTCGCGGTGAACGTGAGCGACCTCGCGGCCATGGGCGCCGACCCCACCGCGGCGGTCGTCGCGCTCGGCCGCCCCGCGGACCTGGGCGCCTCGTCGGTCGAGGCCCTCTACGACGGGATGGCCGCGGCCGCGGCTCACTGGGGGCTCGACCTGGCGGGGGGTGACGTCGTGCGCACCGATCAGCTCGTCGTCGCCCTGACGCTGCTCGGGAGGATCGACCCGGCGCGAGCGGTGCGCCGCCGTGGGGCCCGGCCCGGCGACCGACTGGTCTGTGTCGGCTCGCTCGGCGCGGCGGCGGCGGGGCTCGAGCTCGGGATCGCTGGACACCGCACCCCGGAGCCACTGCTAGCCGCCCACCGTCGCCCTCGGGGTCTCGTGACGGCCGGCAGGGCGCTCGCCGACGCGGGCACGCACGCCATGATCGACATCTCGGACGGGCTCGGGGCCGACCTCGGCCACGTGGCGCACGCCTCCGGTGTCGCCATCGACGTCTGGGGGGCGTCCCTGCCGGTGCCCCCCGAGGTGTGGGAGGCTGCGGACGCCCTCGGGAAGGATCCGTGGTCCCTCGTGTGCGCGGGCGGGGAGGACTTCGCGCTCGTCGCGGCCGTCGCCCCCGACGACGCCGCGGAGGTCGCGCGACGCGCGGGCGCCGCAGAGGGAGTGCCGGCGGCGGTCGTGGGGGAGATCCTGGAGAGCGAGGGCGAGCCGAGGGTCACGCTGCACCTCGACGGCCAGCGGCGTGATCTCCGCCGGCTCGGGTACGACCACTACCGGGACGACGATCCCCGTGACCAGGGAGGGCCGACATGA
- a CDS encoding universal stress protein, giving the protein MGTVVVGLDGSVGSREALPWAVDEARDRDAKLSAVYVYPPPDGQVEPNTALAVPAALTATAAAGFERSDRDRLMAEARQRADDLIRQMLGDVGARDVRVERTPIPDPRPARVLIDHTRRADLLVLGTRGLGGFKGLLLGSVAQHCVRWAECPVLVVRPSRDIGE; this is encoded by the coding sequence ATGGGGACCGTTGTGGTCGGGTTGGACGGATCGGTCGGCTCGCGGGAGGCCCTGCCATGGGCGGTCGACGAAGCCCGTGATCGTGACGCGAAGCTGTCGGCGGTGTACGTGTATCCGCCGCCGGATGGACAGGTCGAGCCGAACACCGCGCTCGCGGTACCCGCGGCGCTGACGGCCACGGCCGCGGCGGGGTTCGAGCGCTCCGACAGGGACCGGCTCATGGCGGAGGCTCGCCAGCGCGCCGACGATCTCATCCGCCAGATGCTCGGTGACGTCGGGGCTCGGGACGTCCGGGTCGAGCGCACCCCGATCCCCGATCCGCGTCCAGCGCGCGTCCTCATCGATCACACTCGCCGAGCCGACCTGTTGGTGCTCGGCACCCGAGGCCTCGGCGGCTTCAAGGGTCTGTTGCTGGGCTCGGTCGCCCAGCACTGCGTCCGGTGGGCCGAGTGTCCCGTGCTCGTGGTACGGCCCTCGCGGGACATCGGCGAGTAG
- a CDS encoding phosphoribosyltransferase, with protein sequence MIFTDRREAGRLLADALRGEPAVRGADRVVVLAVPRGGLPVAVEVARALEAPLDVAVSRSLRAPHDPEVSIGSVGADGHVEIDDAAVARLGLVEENLRAEIDERRDLVARRLALYREVLEPLDPTGAVAVVVDDGVASGGTATQACGLARRAGADTVVLAVPVASATAVPRLEQAADRVVVLTSPAEFLAVGQAYQEFPQVDDEAALAVLEQAPADSARG encoded by the coding sequence ATGATCTTCACCGATAGGCGGGAGGCCGGGCGTCTTCTGGCCGATGCGTTGCGGGGTGAGCCGGCCGTGAGGGGGGCCGATCGCGTCGTGGTGCTCGCCGTGCCGCGTGGCGGGCTTCCGGTCGCCGTCGAGGTCGCGAGGGCGTTGGAGGCGCCGCTCGATGTGGCGGTGTCACGGTCGCTGCGGGCGCCGCACGACCCCGAGGTGTCGATCGGCTCGGTCGGCGCTGACGGCCACGTCGAGATCGACGACGCTGCCGTCGCCCGCCTCGGGCTGGTGGAGGAGAACCTCCGAGCCGAGATCGACGAGCGGCGCGACCTGGTCGCCCGGCGCCTCGCGCTCTACCGCGAGGTGCTGGAACCCCTCGATCCCACCGGTGCCGTGGCTGTTGTCGTGGACGACGGTGTGGCCTCGGGAGGCACGGCGACGCAGGCGTGCGGGCTGGCTCGACGAGCAGGGGCTGACACGGTGGTTCTGGCGGTGCCGGTCGCGTCCGCCACGGCCGTCCCTCGACTCGAGCAGGCAGCCGACCGCGTGGTCGTCCTGACCTCCCCGGCGGAGTTCCTGGCCGTCGGTCAGGCCTATCAGGAGTTCCCCCAGGTCGACGACGAGGCGGCACTGGCGGTCCTGGAGCAGGCTCCCGCCGACTCGGCGCGTGGTTAG
- a CDS encoding Lrp/AsnC ligand binding domain-containing protein → MVSAYILIHAEVGRAAEVAEAARRIEGVESAEDVTGPYDVIVRAQASDVDQLGRLVVAQIQAIEGIDRTLTCPVVHL, encoded by the coding sequence ATGGTGAGCGCCTACATCCTGATCCACGCAGAGGTGGGCCGTGCCGCCGAGGTCGCCGAGGCGGCCCGCCGGATCGAGGGCGTCGAGTCCGCGGAGGACGTGACCGGTCCCTACGACGTGATCGTCCGCGCCCAGGCCAGCGACGTCGACCAACTCGGCCGCCTGGTCGTGGCCCAGATCCAGGCGATCGAGGGCATCGACCGCACGCTGACCTGCCCGGTCGTCCACCTGTAG
- the recG gene encoding ATP-dependent DNA helicase RecG, whose protein sequence is MDARPSQSASGGADPASADPAWPWLAADLEEVPGIGARTAAALRRHLGVRAVRDLLEHYPYRGRYREVGPVASSQQTGVGQSVTIVGTIESWQTFDTRRSNLKLSKATLVEDGGSVVDVTFFNQRWRPRRHPPGTRVAVSGTLDEFRGRPQLKNPSLAELDGDEQPPDTRAAHPTYPATEALPTHRIAAAVNAVLDVLPPLPEHLPEELRARYGLPTLDGAVRGIHRPRDAAEAERARHRLVYDELLCLQLGLQQRRARLEAETRGLEQQPQRGGWADALLEALPFPPTNAQWLAFAELAGDLGSVKPMHRLLQGDVGSGKTLVAAWAMLTALDHGRQAALMAPTEVLAEQHLRTLDDLLAPLGVNLLVGPRVGLLTGSQSSRRRREVLAELHSGELDLVVGTHALLEPGVWFADLGVVVVDEQHRFGVEHRMRLRDKRVDEHAPDVLVMTATPIPRSLALTFYGDLDLAILDELPPGRQPIRTEVIHTASSRRKKLEAFVRERVSAGERCYVVCPLVEPSEALDGVKSATDEYRRLVEGPFADLDVGLLHGQLPTAEKDAVMDAFRAGDVQVLVATSVIEVGLDVPAATIMIIEDAHRFGLSQLHQLRGRVGRGGAQSWCVLMSEEADDNPRLRALASTRDGFELAETDLELRGEGSLFDTRQSGLPDLTIARLDTDRDVVRHARDDARLLAADDPTLERHPRLAAEVRRRYGDDALDALESG, encoded by the coding sequence GTGGATGCTCGTCCCTCGCAATCGGCCTCCGGCGGCGCCGACCCCGCGTCCGCGGACCCGGCGTGGCCGTGGCTGGCCGCCGACCTCGAGGAGGTCCCCGGCATCGGCGCCCGCACGGCCGCGGCCCTGCGGCGCCACCTCGGCGTGCGGGCGGTGCGCGACCTCCTCGAGCACTACCCCTATCGAGGCCGGTACCGGGAGGTCGGCCCCGTGGCCTCCTCGCAGCAGACCGGTGTCGGCCAATCCGTCACGATCGTCGGCACGATCGAGAGTTGGCAGACGTTCGACACACGTCGGTCGAACCTCAAGCTCTCCAAGGCCACCCTCGTCGAGGACGGCGGCTCGGTCGTCGACGTGACGTTCTTCAACCAACGATGGCGGCCCCGCCGCCATCCGCCGGGCACGCGGGTCGCGGTCAGCGGGACCCTCGACGAGTTCCGTGGACGCCCGCAGCTCAAGAACCCGAGCCTCGCCGAGCTCGACGGCGACGAGCAGCCCCCGGACACTCGGGCTGCCCACCCGACCTACCCGGCGACCGAGGCCTTGCCGACCCACCGGATCGCGGCGGCCGTCAACGCCGTGCTCGACGTGCTGCCGCCCCTGCCGGAACACCTGCCGGAGGAGCTGCGGGCCCGGTACGGTCTGCCGACGCTGGACGGCGCGGTGCGTGGCATTCACCGTCCCCGCGATGCCGCCGAGGCCGAACGGGCGCGCCACCGTCTGGTCTACGACGAACTGCTCTGCCTGCAGCTGGGGTTGCAACAGCGGCGCGCGCGTCTGGAGGCCGAGACGCGCGGCCTCGAGCAGCAGCCGCAGCGCGGCGGGTGGGCGGACGCGCTCCTCGAGGCACTGCCGTTCCCGCCCACCAATGCGCAGTGGTTGGCGTTCGCCGAGCTGGCGGGTGACCTCGGCAGCGTCAAGCCGATGCATCGGCTGCTGCAGGGCGACGTCGGGAGCGGCAAGACGCTCGTCGCGGCGTGGGCGATGCTCACCGCTCTCGATCACGGCCGTCAGGCCGCCCTGATGGCGCCGACCGAGGTGCTGGCCGAGCAGCACCTGCGCACGCTCGACGACCTGCTGGCGCCGCTGGGGGTCAACCTGCTCGTCGGGCCGCGGGTGGGGCTGCTCACCGGCAGCCAGTCGTCGCGCCGGCGTCGCGAGGTCCTCGCCGAGCTCCACTCGGGCGAACTCGATCTCGTCGTCGGCACGCACGCGCTGCTCGAGCCGGGGGTGTGGTTCGCGGACCTCGGTGTGGTCGTCGTCGACGAGCAGCACCGGTTCGGGGTCGAGCACCGCATGCGCCTGCGCGACAAGCGCGTCGACGAGCACGCCCCCGATGTGCTCGTCATGACCGCCACGCCGATCCCTCGGTCGCTCGCGCTGACCTTCTACGGCGATCTCGACCTCGCGATCCTGGACGAGTTGCCGCCGGGACGGCAGCCGATCCGCACCGAGGTCATCCACACGGCCTCGTCCCGGCGGAAGAAGCTCGAGGCCTTCGTGCGCGAGCGCGTCTCGGCGGGGGAGCGCTGTTACGTGGTCTGCCCGCTCGTTGAGCCGTCCGAGGCGCTCGACGGGGTCAAGAGCGCCACCGACGAGTATCGGCGGCTCGTCGAGGGGCCGTTCGCGGACCTCGACGTCGGTCTCCTGCACGGCCAACTACCGACCGCCGAGAAGGACGCCGTCATGGACGCCTTCCGCGCGGGCGACGTGCAGGTGCTCGTCGCCACCAGCGTGATCGAGGTGGGCCTGGACGTGCCCGCCGCCACGATCATGATCATCGAGGACGCGCACCGGTTCGGCCTGAGCCAGTTGCACCAGCTCCGTGGGCGCGTGGGCCGTGGTGGTGCACAGAGCTGGTGCGTGCTGATGAGCGAGGAGGCGGACGACAACCCGCGGCTGCGGGCGCTGGCCAGCACGCGTGACGGGTTCGAGCTCGCGGAGACGGACCTCGAGCTACGGGGGGAGGGCAGTTTGTTCGACACCCGCCAGTCCGGGCTGCCCGACCTCACGATCGCCAGGCTCGACACGGACCGCGACGTCGTCCGCCACGCGCGCGACGACGCGCGCCTGCTCGCCGCCGACGATCCGACACTCGAGCGGCACCCGCGCCTGGCCGCGGAGGTGCGCCGGCGCTACGGCGACGACGCGCTCGACGCGCTCGAGAGCGGATGA
- the rsmD gene encoding 16S rRNA (guanine(966)-N(2))-methyltransferase RsmD, with translation MGLRIVAGAAGGRRLVAADGTRPTTERVREAVFSSLGDRVEGADVCDLWAGSGALGLEARSRGAASVVLVERDRRALAAIGRNVEAVALDGVTVRHEDVAVFCRHPRAGPFDLVLCDPPFALASDEVWARLEELRASGALAVGALVVLERDQHDPGTPPPWLAVERERSYGDALVRTLRVMSAGSAEGRDG, from the coding sequence ATGGGCCTGCGCATCGTGGCCGGCGCCGCCGGCGGTCGCCGGCTCGTGGCCGCGGACGGCACGCGCCCGACGACCGAGCGCGTGCGCGAGGCGGTCTTCTCCAGCCTCGGCGACCGGGTCGAGGGCGCAGACGTCTGTGACCTCTGGGCCGGTTCGGGTGCGCTGGGGCTTGAGGCACGCTCCCGCGGTGCGGCCAGCGTGGTGCTCGTCGAGCGGGATCGTCGCGCGCTCGCCGCGATCGGGCGCAACGTCGAGGCCGTGGCGCTGGACGGGGTCACCGTGCGGCACGAGGACGTGGCGGTGTTCTGCCGCCATCCGCGCGCCGGCCCCTTCGATCTCGTGCTCTGCGATCCCCCGTTCGCCCTGGCGAGCGACGAGGTGTGGGCGCGGCTCGAGGAGCTGCGGGCCTCGGGCGCCCTCGCCGTGGGTGCGCTCGTGGTCCTCGAGCGCGACCAGCACGACCCCGGTACGCCCCCGCCCTGGCTGGCGGTCGAACGTGAGCGCTCCTACGGTGATGCCCTCGTGCGGACCCTGCGGGTGATGTCGGCGGGGTCGGCGGAAGGGAGGGACGGATGA
- the rpmB gene encoding 50S ribosomal protein L28, producing the protein MAAVCEICDKKPNFSYQVSFSHRRSKRRWNPNVQRIRIWDDGTVRRARVCTSCMKAGKVQRPPQ; encoded by the coding sequence GTGGCCGCCGTCTGCGAGATCTGCGACAAGAAGCCGAACTTCAGCTACCAGGTGAGCTTTTCGCACCGGCGCAGCAAGCGGCGCTGGAACCCCAACGTGCAGCGCATCCGCATCTGGGACGACGGCACCGTCCGGCGCGCGCGGGTCTGCACCTCCTGCATGAAGGCCGGCAAGGTCCAGCGGCCGCCGCAGTAG
- a CDS encoding DUF4031 domain-containing protein, with protein sequence MIIVDDAIWRWRGRRWAHLASDHSHEELHAFAARLGLERRWFQGDHYDVPTAVREHAIALGAEPVTSRDLVRRLRRAGLRRPRPGDRRP encoded by the coding sequence GTGATCATCGTCGACGACGCGATCTGGCGGTGGCGCGGCCGACGGTGGGCACATCTCGCGAGCGACCACAGTCACGAGGAACTGCACGCCTTCGCCGCACGGCTCGGCCTCGAGCGTCGGTGGTTCCAGGGCGATCACTACGACGTCCCGACCGCCGTTCGCGAGCACGCCATCGCGCTGGGCGCCGAGCCGGTCACCAGCCGCGACCTCGTGAGGCGCCTGCGACGCGCCGGCCTGCGGCGTCCCCGTCCGGGCGATCGCCGCCCGTGA
- the cofC gene encoding 2-phospho-L-lactate guanylyltransferase — protein sequence MDPHIPPVAAIVPLKALGDAKTRLRGALGPAARRELAVRLAARVLEACREAGPVERVLVVAGDEAVGEVARRHGADVVVEPRPGLTAALETADATVAAHAASIVVAGDLPWVTSADVEAVCVAGVIGRRVVVAPTEDGGTGALLREPPGVIGTAYGSGSAAAHRRLAAQAGVPLTVIERPGLALDVDTPDDLRRADGTDAAL from the coding sequence ATGGACCCCCACATACCGCCCGTCGCGGCGATCGTGCCGCTGAAGGCACTGGGCGACGCGAAGACACGGCTACGCGGGGCCCTCGGGCCTGCTGCGCGGCGCGAGCTCGCCGTCCGCCTCGCCGCGCGCGTGCTCGAGGCCTGCCGGGAGGCCGGGCCGGTGGAACGGGTGTTGGTCGTCGCCGGCGACGAGGCCGTGGGCGAGGTCGCGCGGCGCCACGGAGCCGACGTGGTGGTGGAGCCACGGCCGGGCCTCACGGCCGCGCTGGAGACCGCGGACGCGACCGTTGCCGCCCATGCCGCCAGCATCGTGGTCGCCGGGGACCTGCCATGGGTGACGTCGGCCGATGTCGAAGCGGTGTGCGTCGCCGGCGTCATCGGCCGACGCGTCGTCGTGGCCCCCACCGAGGACGGCGGCACCGGCGCGCTGCTGCGCGAGCCCCCGGGTGTGATCGGAACCGCGTACGGGTCGGGCTCCGCGGCGGCGCACCGGCGCTTGGCGGCCCAGGCAGGCGTACCCCTCACGGTGATCGAACGGCCCGGCCTCGCCCTCGACGTGGATACGCCCGACGACCTGCGCCGAGCCGACGGGACGGACGCGGCGCTCTGA
- a CDS encoding D-alanine--D-alanine ligase family protein: MADGTAERLRVLLLFGGQSSEHGVSCLSAANVLEALDPARYEVTTVGITRDGRWTLVEDVPRTPLETDTDDPAAALPEVGDDGDTVALVRTRKGTQLVRFPEHDAPGSGASSLGPVDVCFPVLHGPHGEDGTVQGLLATQGVPYVGADVASSAVGIDKRQMKNVFTARGLPQAPYRPVHRARWEEDRDGVLREIEGALAYPLFTKPSRQGSSIGIAKCRDTGELVAGIEEAFGYDRVAIVEQGVDGARELECALLGNNRVEVTPPGEVRTAHDFYDFEGKYLDEGLELQCPAAVPEPIQRACREFAREAYLAIGCRGMARVDFFYIEGATEPVLVNEINTIPGFTPASMFPYAWSTQGLEAPALVDRLLELALEAGSRDARYAP, encoded by the coding sequence GTGGCTGATGGCACCGCCGAGCGGCTGCGCGTGCTGTTGCTCTTCGGGGGGCAGTCCTCCGAACACGGGGTTTCGTGCCTGTCGGCGGCGAACGTGCTGGAGGCACTCGATCCCGCCCGCTACGAGGTCACGACCGTCGGCATCACCCGCGACGGCCGCTGGACCCTGGTGGAGGACGTGCCGCGCACCCCGCTCGAGACGGACACCGACGACCCGGCTGCGGCGCTGCCGGAGGTCGGTGACGACGGTGACACGGTGGCTCTGGTGCGCACCCGCAAGGGCACCCAGCTCGTGCGTTTCCCGGAGCACGATGCGCCGGGCAGTGGGGCGAGCAGCCTCGGCCCGGTCGACGTCTGCTTCCCGGTGCTGCACGGTCCCCACGGCGAGGACGGCACCGTGCAGGGTCTCCTCGCGACCCAAGGGGTGCCCTACGTGGGTGCGGACGTCGCGTCGAGCGCCGTCGGAATCGACAAGCGACAGATGAAGAACGTCTTCACCGCCCGTGGACTGCCGCAGGCGCCCTACCGGCCGGTTCACCGAGCCCGGTGGGAGGAGGACCGCGACGGCGTCCTACGCGAGATCGAGGGGGCGCTGGCCTACCCGCTGTTCACCAAGCCCTCGCGACAGGGCTCGTCGATCGGCATCGCGAAGTGCCGGGACACGGGGGAGCTCGTGGCCGGGATCGAGGAGGCCTTCGGCTACGACCGGGTCGCGATCGTGGAGCAGGGAGTCGACGGGGCCCGGGAGCTCGAGTGCGCCCTGCTCGGCAACAACCGTGTCGAGGTGACGCCGCCGGGCGAGGTCCGGACCGCGCACGACTTCTACGACTTCGAGGGCAAGTACCTCGACGAGGGGCTCGAGCTGCAGTGCCCCGCCGCGGTGCCCGAGCCGATCCAGCGTGCCTGCCGGGAATTCGCCCGCGAGGCGTACCTCGCGATCGGTTGCCGCGGTATGGCCCGCGTCGACTTCTTCTACATCGAGGGGGCGACGGAGCCGGTGCTCGTGAACGAGATCAACACCATCCCTGGCTTCACGCCGGCGTCGATGTTCCCGTACGCGTGGTCCACGCAGGGTCTGGAAGCGCCCGCGCTGGTCGACCGATTGCTCGAGCTCGCGCTCGAGGCCGGCTCCCGAGATGCGCGCTACGCGCCGTGA